Within Dromaius novaehollandiae isolate bDroNov1 chromosome 15, bDroNov1.hap1, whole genome shotgun sequence, the genomic segment tGCTGTGTCGTGTGCTCTCTGCACCGGGGTGGGGATGTGCTGCGGGTCCTGCTGGTGGAGGCACGTGAGGAGCAGTGAGCATTGGGTCTGGTGCTTAGCGCGTTTCTCCCGGGCTGGCAGAGATGTTCGAGAGCCCTTTGCTGGAGTCAGAAGAGGAACATCTCCTGCTGGACCCAGGCAATGTGTTGAAGCTGTACTGCGATGCCAACCACAGCAGTGCCAGCGTGGTCTGGTACAAGGAGTCCAGGCCTCTTGTCCCAGGAGGTCGCATCCATCTCCAGCAGAGCCTGTTGGAGATCTCAGAGGTCGCCTATGAGGACTCGGGGCTCTACGTGTGCCGGGCACGGGTGACTGGGGAGATCCTGCGCAACTTCACCATCTCTGTTGTGGGTAAGAGCCCAGGTAGCGCCCAGCCCACTGtctggggctgccgtggggagGAGGGCACCCCACATCCCATGCAGTCCTGCAGGTAGAGATGTCCCTCTCAACCCATCTTCCCTTGCAGACTCACTGGCATCGGGTGATGACGATGAAGACAGTGACAGGGATGGTCTGCACAGAGACCGGAACGAGGAGCCCATCTACGTGCACAGAGGTCAGTGCTGCCTGGGGTAAGGAGCAGCTCAGGCCGCATCCGGGGTCTGTCCTGCCCCGGAGAATGCCGTGTGGGGCAGGGCCTTGCTCACAGCACAAGGGGCTAGGAGCAGCTCAGCCAAGCTCCAGGCTGCCCCTTGGCCCCCGAGCTGGGACCTGCACCCCGTCCTGCTGTGCATTAACCACGTGTCTCCCCAGCGCCCTACTGGACGCATCCGCACCGGATGGACAAGAAGCTGTACGCGGTGCCCGCAGGGAACACGGTCAAGTTTCGCTGCCCGgcctcgggcagccccagccccagcatccGCTGGTTCAAGAACGGGCGCGAGTTTCGGGGCGAGCACCGCATCGGAGGCATCCGGGTAAGGGCACAGGTTCCCCTTGCAGCGTCTGCCCATCCCGGGGCCCGGCTCAGCAGCAGCTTTGTTCCCCTCACCCTCTCCATCACCCCTCACCATGTCACCTCCCTCTCTGCAGCTTCGGCACCAGCACTGGAGCCTGGTCATGGAGAGCGTGGTGCCCTCCGACCGCGGCAACTACACCTGCCTGGTGGAGAACAGGTTCGGCAGCATCCGCTACAGCTACCTCCTGGATGTGCTGGGTGAGCGCTCTTCTGAGCAGTGCTGGTGCTGGGTCTCTGCTCATGCAGGGCTCTGGGAGAGGGGCACAGGCCCACGGGGAAGGAGGCAGAGGAGTCTGTTCATGTCCTCACTGCTTGAGCAGGCCACGTGTCCCTGGAGAGTCCCGAGCACacaagggacatggggatgggagACGAGGCTTGGAGCTGCACTGCTTCACTGCCAGGTCCTGGGAAGGGCTCACCATGGCTCCTGGGGTTCacggagggcagggagggaggcagaaataAGGCCCTGCCCCAAGCGTCACGTGCTGTGTTGGTGACACTGCCCTGCTTTCCTCTGTGCAGAGAGATCCCCGCACAGGCCCATCCTGCAGGCTGGGCTGCCTGCCAACACCACAGTCCTGGTGGGCAGCGACGTGGAGTTCTTCTGCAAGGTCTACAGCGATGCCCAGCCCCACATCCAGTGGCTGAAGCACATCGAGGTGAACGGCAGCAGCTACGGTCCTGACGGCGTCCCCTATGTGCAAGTGCTCAAGGTAACACCCGGCCCTGGGAGATCAGGAATAAGCCACCTTGCAGACCAGAACTGGAAGTGCCCAGACACCAGGCGTCCACCCTGAAGTGATGACGAGGGGTTTGCACAGAGCCTGCCTTCGAGGAGGGGTGCTCACGCTCTGTTCCCTTCCCTGGCAGACTGCGGACATCAACAGCTCAGAGGTGGAGGTGTTGTACCTGCGCAACGTCTCCATGGAGGATGCCGGCGAGTACACCTGCCTGGCCGGGAACTCCATCGGCCTCTCCTACCAGTCCGCCTGGCTCACCGTGCTCCCAGGTGAGGGCAGGGGCTCCGGCGCAGCAGCGCGAGGCTGGTGCGGGAGCGGGGGGCCTCGCTGGGAAACAGGGGCCTGGGCATGCGGGACCATGGCTATGGCCAACTCATTCACTCCCTCCAGAAGAGGACCTGGAGCGGGAAGCCGAGGCCCCCGAGGCCAAGTACACGGACATCATCATCTACACATCGGGCTCGCTGGCTGTGGCCATGGCTGTCATCATTGTGGTACTGTGCCGGATGCAGACCCAGCCAAGCAAGCAGCCTCTGGAGCCCATGGCTGTCCACAAGCTCTCCAAATTCCCACTCATCCGACAGGTACGTGCCAAGTGGGAGCCCTGGGAACGTGGAGGGCCGGCTGCTGCTAGTGCCACCTGCACGCATGCCCCCTTATTGTCCTGccagccctccccactgcctcctcctgccctcaGCCCCTGGGAACTCCCTCGCCCCGTTGCTCTGAGTGAGGGTGTCTCTGCAGCACCACTGGATCCTGCATGTCCCTGCTGTCCTCAGGCTGGGAGCCTTGTTTGCCCCCCAGAGCACAGGGCCAGATGGCTGAGGTCTCCTGTGCTCTCTCCGCAGTTCTCCCTAGACTCCAGCTCCTCCGGGAAGTCCAGCACGT encodes:
- the FGFR4 gene encoding fibroblast growth factor receptor 4 isoform X6, producing MWLPLHILPGLLLAAAGARPAASPGRTLEPEMFESPLLESEEEHLLLDPGNVLKLYCDANHSSASVVWYKESRPLVPGGRIHLQQSLLEISEVAYEDSGLYVCRARVTGEILRNFTISVVGKSPDSLASGDDDEDSDRDGLHRDRNEEPIYVHRAPYWTHPHRMDKKLYAVPAGNTVKFRCPASGSPSPSIRWFKNGREFRGEHRIGGIRLRHQHWSLVMESVVPSDRGNYTCLVENRFGSIRYSYLLDVLERSPHRPILQAGLPANTTVLVGSDVEFFCKVYSDAQPHIQWLKHIEVNGSSYGPDGVPYVQVLKTADINSSEVEVLYLRNVSMEDAGEYTCLAGNSIGLSYQSAWLTVLPEEDLEREAEAPEAKYTDIIIYTSGSLAVAMAVIIVVLCRMQTQPSKQPLEPMAVHKLSKFPLIRQFSLDSSSSGKSSTSLMRVTRLSSSCAPMLAGVMELDLPLDSKWEFPRDKLVLGKPLGEGCFGQVVRAEAYGIDRDQPDQAVTVAVKMLKDNATDKDLADLISEMEMMKLMDKHKNIINLLGVCTQDGPLYVIVEFAAKGNLREYLRARRPPTPDYTFNVTAMPEEQLSFKDLVSCVYQVARGMEYLESKRCIHRDLAARNVLVTAESVMKIADFGLARDVHDIDYYKKTSNGRLPVKWMAPEALFDRVYTHQSDVWSFGILMWEIFTLGGSPYPGIPVEELFKLLKEGHRMDRPSNCTHELYMLMRECWHAVPSQRPTFKQLVEGLDKILAAVSEEYLDLSMPFEQYSPSCEDTTSTCSSDDSVFTHDPLPLAPCLFTYPSVRT